In Spirosoma aureum, a single genomic region encodes these proteins:
- a CDS encoding serine hydroxymethyltransferase encodes MTTVTTTRDTQVFDLIAKEQHRQESGIELIASENFVSPAVMEAAGSVLTNKYAEGLPGKRYYGGCEVVDQIEQIAIDRAKELFGATWVNVQPHSGAQANTAVFLAALKPGDTILGFDLSHGGHLTHGSPVNISGKYFRPTFYGVERETGVINYDIVEQTAKREKPKMLICGASAYSRDWDYARLRAIADEVGALLLADVSHPAGLIAKGLLNDPLAHSHIVTTTTHKTLRGTRGGMIMMRNDFENPFGIKTQKGELRLMSSLLDSGVFPGTQGGPLEHIIAAKAVAFGEALTDDFYDYAVQVKANAQAMANAFLSRGYEIISGGTDNHLMLIDLRSKGLTGKLAENTLIKADITINKNMVPFDDKSPMVTSGIRVGTAAMTTRGLKESDMEQIVVYIDKVLMNHDDDATLATVKEEINEWMKAFPLYKS; translated from the coding sequence ATGACTACCGTCACCACCACCCGCGATACCCAGGTATTTGACCTGATTGCCAAAGAACAACACCGGCAGGAGTCGGGCATTGAACTAATTGCATCTGAAAATTTCGTATCACCCGCCGTTATGGAAGCGGCCGGGAGCGTACTGACTAACAAATATGCTGAAGGCTTACCCGGCAAGCGGTATTATGGTGGCTGTGAAGTAGTTGACCAAATTGAGCAGATTGCCATCGATCGCGCGAAAGAACTTTTCGGAGCAACCTGGGTCAATGTGCAGCCGCACTCCGGTGCCCAGGCCAATACGGCCGTATTTCTGGCTGCGCTGAAGCCTGGTGATACGATTCTTGGCTTTGATCTTTCGCATGGCGGTCACCTGACTCACGGTTCGCCCGTTAACATTTCGGGTAAATATTTCCGCCCTACATTCTACGGTGTTGAAAGAGAAACCGGTGTTATTAACTATGATATCGTAGAACAAACAGCCAAGCGTGAAAAGCCTAAAATGCTGATCTGTGGCGCATCCGCTTATAGCCGCGACTGGGATTATGCTCGTTTACGGGCCATCGCCGATGAAGTTGGCGCGTTGTTGCTGGCCGACGTTTCGCACCCGGCTGGTCTGATTGCAAAAGGATTGCTGAATGATCCGCTGGCTCATTCGCACATTGTCACGACAACAACGCACAAAACGTTGCGGGGTACACGTGGGGGCATGATCATGATGCGGAATGATTTTGAAAATCCGTTTGGTATCAAAACACAAAAAGGAGAGCTTCGATTGATGTCATCGCTGCTGGATTCCGGCGTATTCCCAGGAACGCAGGGTGGCCCGCTTGAACATATTATTGCTGCTAAAGCAGTTGCCTTTGGCGAAGCCCTCACCGACGATTTCTACGATTATGCCGTTCAGGTAAAAGCCAACGCCCAGGCGATGGCCAATGCATTCCTGAGCCGTGGGTATGAAATTATCTCGGGCGGAACGGATAATCACCTGATGCTGATTGATCTGCGTTCGAAGGGGTTGACGGGTAAACTGGCCGAAAATACGTTGATAAAGGCCGATATCACGATTAACAAAAACATGGTTCCGTTCGACGACAAATCGCCGATGGTTACGTCGGGTATCCGCGTTGGTACGGCAGCCATGACGACTCGGGGTCTGAAAGAATCGGACATGGAGCAAATCGTCGTATATATCGACAAGGTTTTAATGAACCACGACGACGATGCTACCCTGGCGACCGTTAAAGAAGAAATTAATGAGTGGATGAAAGCATTTCCACTCTATAAAAGTTAG
- the tatC gene encoding twin-arginine translocase subunit TatC, with product MPLDQLTDEEIESEGKEMSFLDHLEELRWHIIRAVGSIFVFAIIAFVFIQDIFEKVVLAPSRADFWTYRMMCKLSDMTGYADLCVRKLDFTLQALGMADPFTMALTSSLIIGLCFAFPYAFWELWRFIKPGLKTVEKRAARGAVFYVSMLFLMGLFFGYYIVSPLAINFLANYQISPQIKNQFDVTSYVGVLVTLSLGCALMFQMPIVAYVLSKVGVLTPKFMRSYRRHAWIVILVVAGIITPSPDIYSQVLVALPLAGLYEVSILVSGSVERARLKEQRELEK from the coding sequence ATGCCACTCGATCAACTGACCGACGAAGAAATCGAATCCGAAGGCAAAGAAATGTCTTTTCTGGATCACCTGGAAGAGCTACGCTGGCACATTATTCGGGCCGTTGGGTCCATTTTTGTCTTTGCGATTATCGCCTTTGTCTTTATTCAGGACATTTTTGAGAAAGTAGTTCTGGCACCATCTCGGGCAGATTTTTGGACGTACCGGATGATGTGTAAGCTGTCTGATATGACAGGTTATGCCGATTTGTGTGTCAGGAAGCTGGATTTTACGTTGCAGGCTCTGGGTATGGCCGATCCATTTACGATGGCTTTAACTTCGTCACTTATCATAGGACTTTGTTTTGCTTTCCCGTATGCATTCTGGGAGTTGTGGCGGTTTATTAAACCAGGGTTGAAAACAGTAGAAAAACGGGCTGCCCGTGGGGCTGTTTTTTATGTCTCGATGCTGTTTCTGATGGGCTTATTCTTCGGCTACTACATCGTTTCGCCGTTGGCCATTAACTTCCTGGCCAATTACCAGATCAGCCCTCAGATTAAGAATCAATTCGATGTTACGTCTTATGTCGGTGTTCTTGTAACACTTTCATTAGGGTGCGCATTGATGTTCCAGATGCCAATTGTCGCCTATGTTCTGTCAAAAGTAGGTGTTCTGACGCCAAAGTTCATGCGTTCGTATCGGCGTCATGCCTGGATTGTTATTCTGGTTGTGGCTGGTATTATCACGCCGTCGCCTGATATATATAGCCAGGTTTTGGTAGCCTTGCCGCTGGCTGGCTTATATGAGGTTAGTATTCTCGTGTCGGGCTCTGTTGAACGTGCCCGCTTGAAAGAGCAACGGGAGCTGGAAAAATAG
- a CDS encoding DUF58 domain-containing protein: MKLLRSLFVATRLWFALIAFVLLFVAAYAFPILFPLIQIAFVIFLVLIGLDYWFLFRRKSRTDGSTFFARREVPDRLSNGDENPLTIYLENQYSFRVDVEIIDEIPFQFQRRDVLFKARLNPRETQAIRYELRPTRRGEYSFGSVNVFVLTPLGLLKRRYQFGQGNMVAVYPSFLQMRQYELLAATNRLNEVGIKRIRRIGHSMEFEQVRPYSTGDDVRTVNWKATARRTDSQGASLMINAYQDERSQPVYCLIDKGRVMQSPFEGLTLLDYAINASLVLSNIALIKQDRAGILTFSDHVGQLLPADRRTGHMLKILELLYRQKTRFLETDYESLYASVRSHIRHRSLLLLFTNFETVSAMHRQLPYLRRLAKDHLLLIIFFENTELRSLLDQPATDTEQIYLKTIGEKFAYEKNQIVKELTQYGIQTILTAPQNLTANTVNKYLELKARGMI, encoded by the coding sequence TTGAAATTACTCCGCTCTCTTTTCGTTGCTACACGTCTGTGGTTTGCTCTGATAGCCTTCGTGCTATTATTTGTAGCCGCTTATGCCTTCCCAATTCTGTTTCCACTCATACAGATCGCGTTTGTCATATTTCTTGTTCTGATTGGACTGGATTACTGGTTCCTGTTTCGGAGAAAGAGCCGAACGGACGGATCAACGTTTTTCGCCCGTCGCGAAGTACCTGACCGACTATCGAACGGCGACGAAAACCCGTTGACCATCTATCTGGAAAACCAGTATTCGTTTCGGGTCGATGTCGAGATAATCGACGAAATTCCGTTCCAGTTTCAACGGCGCGACGTGTTATTTAAGGCCCGGCTAAATCCGCGCGAAACGCAGGCAATCCGGTATGAGCTAAGGCCAACACGCCGTGGAGAATACAGCTTTGGGTCTGTCAATGTATTTGTGCTGACCCCATTGGGTTTGTTGAAGCGCCGATACCAGTTCGGACAGGGGAATATGGTTGCCGTATACCCATCCTTTTTGCAGATGCGCCAATACGAGTTGTTGGCAGCCACTAATCGCTTGAATGAAGTAGGAATCAAGCGAATTCGACGGATTGGCCATAGTATGGAATTTGAGCAGGTACGTCCCTATTCCACAGGTGATGACGTTCGTACGGTCAACTGGAAGGCAACCGCCCGACGCACCGACTCGCAGGGTGCCTCATTGATGATCAATGCTTATCAGGATGAGCGATCACAACCCGTTTATTGCCTGATCGATAAAGGTCGTGTCATGCAATCGCCCTTTGAAGGATTAACCTTACTTGATTATGCGATTAATGCCAGTTTGGTGTTAAGTAACATTGCTCTCATCAAGCAGGATCGCGCCGGTATTCTGACCTTCTCCGATCATGTAGGTCAATTGCTGCCCGCCGACCGTCGTACGGGCCATATGCTGAAGATTCTGGAATTGCTCTACCGTCAGAAAACACGCTTTCTGGAAACCGATTATGAGAGTCTGTATGCCAGCGTTCGCAGCCATATTCGTCATCGGAGCCTGCTTTTGTTATTTACCAACTTCGAGACGGTTAGCGCTATGCATCGGCAACTGCCCTACCTGCGTCGACTAGCCAAGGATCATCTCCTGCTGATCATTTTCTTCGAAAACACGGAGCTTCGTAGTCTGCTCGACCAACCCGCAACTGACACGGAACAGATTTATCTCAAAACTATTGGGGAGAAATTCGCTTACGAGAAAAATCAGATCGTGAAAGAATTAACCCAATATGGTATTCAAACCATTCTGACTGCGCCCCAAAACCTGACGGCCAACACCGTAAACAAGTATCTGGAACTGAAAGCAAGAGGAATGATTTAA
- a CDS encoding tetratricopeptide repeat protein, producing the protein MKSFRILILLVPIVSYAQNGERFLTSCQSMLATNRTVQLSLFPPTRRETFGLDTLSSPPQNYHRRALYYLWQHDYEQATDWLEKAAVLYPKAHGSIGETYLNQLHDYDRALQHLSAYDALTPTFDDIIHNNPVSYLLGLAHRNLGDYNKAVQLFCIGIDSLSIRHGAEWVNYRHFVSRAVSYIALQQPEKALRDLDSALKNFNRSALAQYHRGRALVQLNKKAEARTAFQDASFFFKALRAERKGDYQEDDFNPLYEPEIDEALSNLKP; encoded by the coding sequence ATGAAATCGTTTCGTATCTTAATACTTTTAGTCCCAATTGTTTCCTATGCACAAAATGGGGAACGTTTTTTAACGTCTTGCCAGTCGATGCTGGCCACTAACCGAACGGTTCAGCTATCTCTTTTTCCGCCGACCAGGCGAGAGACGTTCGGCCTGGATACCCTTTCGTCACCTCCTCAGAATTATCATCGACGGGCCCTGTATTACCTTTGGCAGCACGACTACGAACAGGCTACTGACTGGTTGGAGAAAGCGGCTGTTTTATACCCGAAAGCACATGGCTCCATTGGTGAAACGTACCTGAATCAATTGCACGACTATGATCGTGCCTTACAGCATCTTAGTGCTTACGATGCTTTAACGCCCACCTTCGACGATATTATCCATAACAATCCGGTTAGCTATTTACTCGGGCTGGCCCACCGTAATCTTGGCGATTATAACAAAGCTGTTCAACTGTTTTGTATTGGTATCGATTCGCTTTCGATCAGGCATGGTGCTGAATGGGTAAACTATCGGCACTTTGTAAGCCGGGCAGTGAGTTATATTGCGCTTCAACAGCCCGAAAAGGCATTGAGAGATCTGGACAGTGCTCTCAAAAATTTCAATCGAAGCGCCCTGGCGCAATACCATCGAGGTCGGGCTTTGGTTCAGTTAAATAAAAAAGCCGAAGCACGAACTGCTTTTCAGGATGCCTCTTTTTTTTTCAAAGCCCTTCGCGCCGAGCGAAAAGGGGATTATCAGGAAGACGATTTTAATCCACTTTACGAACCGGAAATTGACGAAGCTCTTTCCAACCTGAAACCCTAA
- a CDS encoding AAA family ATPase, which produces MENIQTRIDLTPLTTAIDAIRAEVGKVIVGQQQTIDLLLTALLADGHVLIEGVPGVAKTLTAKLLAKTLSVGFSRIQFTPDLMPSDVLGTSVFMPKTGDFVFRQGPIFSNLVLIDEINRAPAKTQAALFEVMEERQVTNDGTTYYLQEPFMVLATQNPIEQEGTYRLPEAQLDRFLFKIVVGYPDAAAEVNILRGHHLRRNLSDALDAISAVLTADQLAILRSQVHQVHVEDKLFDYIAQIVQATRANKSLYLGASPRASVALLNSAKALATLRGRDFITPEDVQELSASVLRHRILLTPEREMEGGTADEVIAQLVQKIDVPR; this is translated from the coding sequence ATGGAAAATATACAAACGCGCATCGACCTTACTCCGCTCACCACCGCCATCGATGCCATTCGGGCTGAGGTCGGTAAAGTTATTGTGGGTCAGCAACAGACGATTGATTTGTTACTGACTGCCCTTCTGGCCGACGGTCATGTCCTGATCGAGGGCGTGCCCGGCGTGGCCAAAACACTGACCGCTAAATTACTGGCGAAAACGCTGTCGGTGGGTTTCAGCCGGATTCAGTTTACGCCGGATCTGATGCCATCCGATGTGCTGGGCACCTCCGTTTTTATGCCTAAAACGGGCGATTTCGTATTCAGGCAAGGTCCCATTTTCTCAAACCTCGTACTGATCGACGAAATCAACCGGGCTCCTGCCAAAACCCAGGCCGCACTTTTTGAGGTAATGGAGGAACGCCAGGTTACCAATGACGGTACAACCTATTACCTCCAAGAGCCATTTATGGTGCTGGCGACTCAAAACCCCATTGAACAGGAAGGGACGTACCGACTGCCCGAAGCCCAGCTAGACCGATTTCTGTTTAAGATTGTGGTTGGCTACCCCGATGCTGCCGCAGAAGTGAATATTCTACGCGGCCATCATCTCCGCCGGAACCTCAGCGATGCACTGGATGCAATCAGCGCGGTTCTCACTGCCGATCAGTTGGCGATCTTACGAAGTCAGGTTCATCAGGTTCATGTTGAAGACAAATTATTCGATTACATCGCCCAGATTGTTCAGGCTACCCGTGCCAATAAATCGCTCTACCTTGGGGCATCGCCCCGCGCATCAGTAGCCTTACTTAACAGCGCAAAAGCTCTGGCCACACTCCGGGGCCGTGACTTCATTACCCCTGAAGATGTACAGGAACTTTCGGCATCGGTTCTTCGTCACCGCATATTGCTCACCCCTGAACGGGAGATGGAAGGTGGTACCGCCGATGAGGTTATTGCGCAGTTGGTGCAAAAGATCGATGTACCCCGATAG
- a CDS encoding DUF4350 domain-containing protein — protein MRRPNKYLLILLATVTAYVLFEYYRPKPLDWTPTYENDDKIPFGTKVLYELLPGIMQQSSVKTVRLPVYNFLTETKPAGRSNYVIICRDFNADGNDLKQLLPYVRSGNTVFISAYGMPDSLGAVLGFKADVKEPNEADSTLRQNFANPELVKSRGYNFFHDDGRNFLLIQKAKYITVLGRNARKEPVFIRVQYGKGQFFIHNLPLAFTNYYLLSPKTSDYAFKALSYLPARPTYWDEYQKQGRFDEEQQSIFRYIRSQPALNWAYYLVVFGLIFYAIFAGKRTQRIIPVIDPPQNTSLDFVKTVGRLYFQQGDHDNLARKKIQYFLTELRERYGLNTTVLDKEFTETLAQKSGTPLSETDELVRLLRSAQKSISLSEYDLLTLNAAIERFKHLI, from the coding sequence TTGCGAAGACCTAACAAATATCTCCTTATTCTGCTCGCTACTGTAACGGCCTATGTGCTCTTTGAGTATTACCGGCCTAAGCCTCTCGACTGGACGCCTACCTACGAAAACGACGACAAGATTCCGTTCGGGACAAAGGTGTTATATGAGCTGCTGCCGGGTATTATGCAGCAATCGAGTGTAAAAACGGTGCGTTTACCGGTTTACAATTTTCTGACCGAAACCAAACCAGCGGGGCGCAGTAATTACGTAATCATCTGCCGGGATTTCAATGCTGACGGCAACGACCTAAAACAGCTTTTGCCTTATGTCCGAAGCGGTAATACTGTTTTTATTTCAGCGTATGGTATGCCCGATTCACTGGGCGCAGTTTTAGGCTTTAAAGCAGATGTAAAAGAACCCAACGAAGCCGATTCGACGCTGCGCCAGAACTTCGCCAATCCAGAATTAGTCAAATCCAGGGGCTATAATTTCTTCCACGACGACGGTCGAAATTTTCTGCTTATCCAGAAAGCTAAATACATAACGGTGTTGGGGCGTAATGCCCGAAAAGAGCCCGTTTTTATTCGGGTTCAGTACGGCAAGGGGCAATTTTTCATCCATAATTTGCCCCTTGCCTTTACGAATTATTATCTGTTGTCTCCCAAAACGTCTGACTATGCGTTTAAAGCCCTCTCCTACCTGCCTGCCCGGCCAACATACTGGGACGAGTATCAGAAACAGGGACGTTTTGACGAAGAACAGCAATCTATCTTCCGCTATATTCGAAGTCAGCCAGCACTGAACTGGGCGTATTACCTGGTTGTATTTGGGTTGATTTTCTACGCTATTTTTGCCGGGAAGCGTACGCAACGCATTATCCCTGTTATAGACCCTCCTCAGAATACCTCGCTTGATTTTGTAAAAACGGTTGGACGGCTGTATTTTCAACAGGGGGATCACGATAATCTGGCTCGTAAGAAAATTCAGTATTTTTTAACTGAACTTCGCGAACGATATGGCTTGAATACAACCGTTCTGGACAAAGAATTTACGGAAACACTGGCCCAGAAGAGCGGTACTCCACTCAGCGAAACCGATGAACTGGTCAGGCTCCTGCGTAGTGCGCAGAAAAGCATTTCACTATCGGAATATGATTTACTGACGCTAAATGCAGCCATTGAACGATTTAAACACCTAATCTGA
- a CDS encoding DUF4129 domain-containing protein yields the protein MALVMALICTSVSVFAQSGKPKSQSVVAPDDRSAIHVRYPLPEKLREFQTDRDYQYDHEAPPPENPVARFFNWLYRRLMDFLTSEAYQNIWQYVLLAAIAGFVIYLLMKAEVLGFLFPKKAQSTGLDYENLAENIHEIDFNAAIEEAISQRNLRLAVRLLYLQTLKHLTDSGLIAYKPDKTNRQYVYELANTQFQPDFERLTQQFDFIWYGNFPIDASRFDEVRQQFQAFNQAVSQPNTVNRAGGPVQPNFAKT from the coding sequence ATGGCACTGGTCATGGCGCTTATCTGCACTTCTGTTTCGGTCTTTGCTCAATCAGGCAAACCGAAAAGCCAGTCGGTGGTGGCCCCTGATGATCGTTCAGCGATTCATGTGCGGTATCCACTACCCGAAAAACTCCGCGAGTTTCAAACCGACCGTGACTACCAATATGATCATGAAGCTCCTCCGCCCGAAAACCCCGTAGCCCGTTTTTTTAACTGGCTATACCGAAGACTCATGGATTTTTTGACTAGTGAAGCCTATCAGAACATCTGGCAATACGTTCTTTTGGCAGCCATAGCGGGCTTTGTTATTTATCTGCTTATGAAAGCCGAAGTACTTGGGTTTTTATTCCCCAAAAAGGCACAATCAACTGGTCTGGATTATGAGAATCTGGCAGAAAACATTCACGAGATCGATTTCAACGCGGCCATTGAGGAAGCCATCAGTCAGCGTAATCTCCGGCTGGCTGTACGTCTTCTTTATTTACAAACACTCAAACACCTGACCGATTCAGGTTTAATTGCCTATAAACCAGACAAAACCAATCGACAGTATGTTTATGAATTGGCAAATACCCAATTTCAGCCTGATTTTGAACGCCTGACCCAGCAATTTGATTTTATCTGGTATGGTAACTTTCCGATCGATGCAAGTCGCTTTGACGAGGTAAGGCAACAGTTTCAGGCCTTTAACCAGGCCGTTTCCCAACCGAATACTGTAAACCGCGCGGGCGGACCCGTACAACCCAACTTTGCGAAGACCTAA
- a CDS encoding stage II sporulation protein M: MREALFVKRNSDKWRDIEQNSTAKAARPDPDELTDRFVELTDDLSYARTFYPDSNVTRYLNGLTAQMHRGLMQNRRDDRSRFITFWKYELPLLFRQSHRLLAVSAAIFLAAGILGWVSAAHDNTFVRLILGDQYVNMTLENIKKGDPLGVYNSQGQASMFIQITLNNIYVAFRTFIFGLFASFGTMAMLFYNGVMLGSFQYFFYERGLLLDSILKIWIHGTLEISAIVIAGCAGLTVGNSLLFPGTYSRLESFKRGIKQGLKIAIGLVPIFIMAGFLESFITRLTLPPVISGSIILVSAAFIIWYFILYPISLNRNSQP, from the coding sequence ATGCGTGAAGCCCTTTTCGTTAAACGCAACTCCGACAAGTGGCGCGATATCGAACAGAATTCAACGGCAAAGGCTGCCCGGCCAGATCCCGACGAACTAACCGATCGCTTCGTTGAACTAACCGATGATCTGTCGTATGCCCGAACGTTTTACCCAGATTCAAATGTAACTCGTTATCTCAACGGGTTAACTGCTCAAATGCACCGGGGGCTGATGCAAAACCGGCGCGATGATCGCAGCCGCTTTATCACCTTCTGGAAGTATGAGTTACCGCTGCTATTCCGTCAGTCGCATCGTTTGCTGGCCGTATCGGCGGCCATTTTCCTGGCAGCTGGTATTCTTGGCTGGGTATCGGCCGCTCACGACAACACCTTCGTTCGGTTGATTTTGGGTGATCAGTACGTCAATATGACGCTCGAAAACATCAAGAAAGGTGATCCACTGGGTGTGTATAATAGTCAGGGCCAGGCATCGATGTTTATTCAGATCACCCTCAATAACATTTACGTAGCTTTCCGTACATTTATATTTGGCTTGTTCGCATCGTTCGGCACGATGGCCATGCTGTTCTATAATGGCGTGATGCTTGGCTCTTTCCAGTACTTCTTCTATGAACGTGGGTTGCTGCTCGATTCAATCCTGAAAATCTGGATTCATGGTACGCTTGAGATTTCGGCGATTGTCATTGCGGGCTGTGCGGGCCTGACTGTAGGGAATAGCCTGTTATTTCCGGGGACTTACTCGCGGCTGGAGTCGTTTAAGCGGGGAATCAAGCAGGGGCTCAAAATCGCTATTGGACTAGTGCCGATCTTTATCATGGCTGGCTTTCTGGAAAGCTTTATTACCCGGCTGACCTTACCACCTGTCATTAGCGGTAGCATTATTCTGGTTTCAGCCGCTTTTATTATCTGGTATTTTATCCTGTACCCTATTTCACTTAACCGCAATAGTCAGCCATGA
- a CDS encoding RDD family protein, which translates to MAVAIRTSQNVLLEYEPASLGERILAALIDYLVIFGWVVLMVTIPNRLGIRTGNFYVVFAMLPVVSYDLISEWFLNGRSIGKLALGIRVVMLDGSPPGLGAYLIRWLLRIVESVLFVGGIVPVITVAVNGKGQRLGDIAAGTTVVKLKPAVSLDDILIRPLTENYIVQFPDVRLLSDRDIGIVREALRRRDTDVLIRTADKIKEVTGIQSSMSSQAFLETVVSDYQFITTQ; encoded by the coding sequence ATGGCTGTTGCTATCCGCACTTCCCAAAATGTTTTACTGGAATACGAACCGGCCAGTCTTGGTGAACGGATTCTGGCCGCACTGATCGACTATCTGGTTATATTTGGTTGGGTTGTGCTAATGGTTACGATACCGAATCGCCTAGGGATTCGGACGGGTAATTTTTACGTTGTTTTTGCGATGCTGCCCGTTGTTTCCTATGACCTGATTTCGGAATGGTTTCTGAATGGACGAAGTATCGGCAAACTGGCCTTGGGCATCCGGGTTGTTATGCTCGATGGATCACCGCCCGGTTTGGGCGCTTACCTGATTCGGTGGTTGCTCCGGATCGTGGAGTCGGTGCTATTTGTGGGTGGAATTGTTCCGGTTATTACCGTAGCCGTTAATGGAAAAGGGCAACGTCTGGGCGATATTGCAGCCGGAACGACCGTTGTTAAACTTAAACCAGCAGTTTCATTAGACGATATCCTGATTCGCCCATTGACAGAAAATTACATCGTTCAGTTCCCCGATGTTCGTTTACTGAGCGACCGCGATATTGGCATTGTTCGCGAAGCACTGCGCCGGAGAGATACCGATGTTTTGATCCGCACCGCTGACAAGATCAAGGAAGTTACCGGCATTCAAAGTTCTATGTCAAGTCAGGCCTTTCTGGAAACGGTTGTCAGCGATTATCAGTTTATAACAACACAGTAA
- a CDS encoding M20 metallopeptidase family protein: MLESIKSLARQYAADIVQTRRHLHAHPELSFHERNTARFVADQLKAIGITPQEGVADTGLVAIIEGKTGNGSLSTSKVVGLRADMDALPIHEANNVPYKSTVDGVMHACGHDAHTASLLGVARILHVLRDQFDGTVKLVFQPGEEKAPGGASLMIKEGVLENPAPVSMLGQHVAPNIPVGKIGFREGMYMASTDELYLTVRGKGGHAAMPDNLVDPVLIASHIIVALQQVISRNRPPASPSVLSFGRFIADGVTNVIPNEVNIEGTFRCMNEEWRAEGKRRMVKLAEGIAEAMGGSCEFRIVHGYPYLKNHPELTRRVRAQAVEYMGAENVVDLDLWMAGEDFAFYSQVVDSCFYRLGTRNEARGIVSGVHTPTFDIDEAALETGAGLMSWLAVQELQLM; encoded by the coding sequence ATGCTCGAATCAATCAAATCGCTCGCCCGGCAGTATGCGGCTGACATTGTACAGACGCGTCGCCACTTACACGCACATCCCGAACTTTCGTTTCACGAACGCAATACGGCGCGTTTTGTGGCTGACCAGCTAAAAGCTATTGGTATAACTCCGCAAGAAGGTGTCGCCGATACGGGTTTAGTGGCCATTATTGAAGGCAAAACAGGTAATGGTTCATTATCTACATCGAAAGTGGTTGGACTGCGCGCCGATATGGACGCGCTCCCTATCCATGAAGCGAACAATGTGCCCTACAAATCGACCGTCGATGGAGTCATGCACGCTTGTGGGCACGATGCCCACACGGCAAGCCTGCTCGGTGTAGCCCGTATTCTGCATGTGCTACGCGACCAGTTCGACGGAACCGTGAAGCTGGTCTTTCAGCCTGGCGAAGAGAAAGCACCTGGCGGAGCGTCGCTGATGATTAAAGAAGGCGTTCTGGAAAATCCGGCTCCGGTGAGTATGCTCGGCCAACACGTAGCTCCGAATATTCCAGTAGGTAAAATTGGCTTCCGCGAAGGAATGTATATGGCCAGTACCGACGAACTTTACCTGACCGTTCGGGGAAAAGGTGGTCATGCGGCCATGCCCGATAACCTTGTCGATCCAGTATTGATTGCGTCGCACATTATTGTCGCCCTGCAACAAGTCATCAGCCGCAACCGCCCACCCGCCAGTCCGTCCGTATTATCGTTTGGCCGGTTTATTGCCGATGGCGTCACCAATGTCATTCCTAACGAAGTCAACATTGAGGGTACGTTTCGGTGTATGAATGAGGAATGGCGGGCCGAAGGTAAACGCCGGATGGTTAAACTGGCCGAAGGTATTGCTGAAGCGATGGGAGGCTCCTGCGAGTTCAGAATTGTTCACGGCTATCCGTATTTGAAAAACCACCCCGAGCTGACAAGGCGTGTACGGGCGCAGGCCGTCGAATACATGGGCGCAGAAAATGTCGTTGATCTGGATCTATGGATGGCTGGTGAGGACTTTGCGTTCTATTCGCAGGTCGTCGACTCGTGTTTCTACCGGCTCGGAACTCGCAATGAAGCAAGGGGTATCGTTTCAGGTGTGCATACGCCAACGTTCGACATTGACGAAGCTGCTCTGGAAACGGGGGCTGGTCTGATGAGCTGGCTAGCCGTGCAGGAATTGCAGCTAATGTAA